The Tenebrio molitor chromosome 2, icTenMoli1.1, whole genome shotgun sequence DNA segment CAGTTCACGCCcgcagtacatacactattttatGCACGATTAAGACCTAAAACCctaacatttaacaaaaattaataaataaatgtatgaCCACACCACGGGATGTTTGCATCGCGTAGTGCtcccgtcaaatttttagttttgcgCGTAACCTTGGAAACAGTGAAAACACCCGTAGCCATTATGCCAATTGCAATTTTCggttataaattcattaacgAAATGATAAACGAGGATGAGAAAGCGGCAGAAATGAGTGTCCAGTATCGCGTAATCCCCATTCGGGATTAGGTAATTTAAGTTAAgtggcaatttttttcctaatttcagcaaaaatgtttttgacttttatttgaCATATCTTTATGGCCCATGGGCATAAAGTAATCCGTGGGCCATAAAGAGACGTTTATtcttctcgatttttttttattttcgatctcaTGGTACTTAGTAACGCATGTACAggatattattatttttattcttagTTATTTATTGCTCAATCTGAGTTAGATGAAATTCGCTTAAATTGCCAAAACAAGTTTTCAACCAAATCTCACAAATCCAAAAATACACAAAGGAAATGATGACAGCATTTaactttttgttcaaaatttgataaattacGCTAATGTTGAACGAAAAAGCTCACTTTCCGACAAAAAGTGGATACATTAATAACACAAACAGCTAGACCATTAGGCTGTAACAGCCGCTCTTAAAACATTGTTTATCAAATTTTCAGTGGCGTCTAATAGCGATAAGTTAAATTGAATTTCAAGCGTTTGTTTGAAGACCCTCAAAGTATTCACCAACGTGAAAACAAAGTAACTGATGACGTGTAGAAATACGCGAGTTGTGTACGATGGCTCATGATATTCGAAAAGACATTGAGTTATTACGGGCGCTTAGGTTAAAGAAATGATGTGGAAACTGTGGAAATTTATATGGAAATGCTTTTACAAGAGACAGCACAGATCGATAATAATATGAGAGAATATTGATTACCTATTTGTGACTTATTGGCAAAATGTTTTATATAAGGTGATCAAAAAATGTCTACCTTTTGCTGGTCTTTGTCTATTGTTTATGGATTTGTATCGCTACTCAACGAATTTTCTCATTTATTCTTCAAAATCATCTCAATGTCGAAGATGTAGACGAATTAAAAGTGCAACCTACTATTAGAAAGTGAAGCCACAAGGTCACGTGGCATGGTATTTATATCACACTTGCAAcagtatgtatttaaattaagtttaaatttaaattaaaaacaattatagTTGGCAATTAgtttatattttgtttatttaaaatcgtaATTTAAGGAAGTATCATGCTTCATCATCGATGAAGTTTTAACTTTTACAATTAGTGAACTTCatattgtagaaaaaaaatcctacGTAACTGTACTTAAGTAAactaaaaccattttttatttctactttttgatttttcttttttcttttaattacattctattttatttgtaattccTGTATCCTGTATGTTGTTGATATAGAAATCTATCAAATGTTTCGGAAGTAGAGTACGGTGATAAGCTACTATCCTtaattcataataaaattgctttgcGGAATGGGAGTCGTCTGTGTCTTTGTGTCTGTAgaattttctttcattcacGATAACTTCCGCAAAAAtgcatcaattttaatttttctttttgcaagATACTTCTCTCAGTAAGGACTGATGGGATTATTTTTGTAACTGCAGACAGTAatagaacaaatattggatgGAATTCATGGATGTACTCGTACAAACTggcgcctttgtgtatctccatagaaacggttaaagtggatttttttttctgagcagAGTAGAAATACTTCAAGTCCTTGTAGAAGAAGTGTCCACAcatttgaagcatttttcacgatttatttatcaattacacgatatatttaataatcaaattatccctattaaaaaaacctctaaaaaagagaaataacgaaattattaaccaatatttaaccgattCCACTGTGGTGTTTCACGAGCGTCgatatcacatgttaaaaagtaaacaattgtaagttgtaatcgtttgctattcacttaaaatttttgtcataTTTGGCAAATAACTGAAGTATGTCCGATGCCATTGAAAACGAAATGCATTGCACGCTTCTAGAATTGACGCAGATCGCGGCAAACTGCATGCAGGATTTAATGCCACCAAAGTCCCAAAAAGTGTACATATTATGATTTCTACATAATGCTCCAGAAGAAAAATATCTGGCTACAAAcgtgtaatgatttgaatacattactttttccgccaaatatttgaacctgcgcaaaacggtaacaaaagtggtcgtgatcgtcatcgaatcggaggagccctacgttgtgattttcttttggcggaaggttcggaatgcaaacggtgagggttccagttggaagagtgccgcaaataaaacacacatgtgagggacgcaaaataccttttattaaaaatgtctgtaataactttgatgaaaaagaaattgaaacgaatacaaaggacagaaCTTAAgttaacgaagtacaagaaattaactagttgagtacatcacaaagataaacgacaagatgaatgcaacaatatttaacataacagaaaaacgggcacatgacagacaaaatgacagttaacgcttgcaaaacaagtaaacaaattatggtgcagttattacagacagggacggatgaaaaaccctcttcaaaaaccgtatcccaggtattactcatattttacaatttgattaatgacaaacaatgtttaatttggaactacgcggtcaaggtacgccaacgggagcttagagctggaggtaacaaactctcggccgcgaggggactcagaagaataatctaaATCGGCTTGAGACCAGCGACGTTTCTAGATACCTACTCAGGGTAGTAATGAACGTCGGGctatttcaccgaccaagAAATAGTGACAGAGCGcctcggggttgtacgatgagcttcCCAAGCCGCTTCGAGCAGAGCTTGCTccaccttccccaaccaaccgtttaccgacaaaaaCCTAAGATCTCTAGAACCGCGACGGAGGTTTCACGTCAGCATTCCAGAGCCGCATCGAGCAGGACTTTGGTCCGCCTCCGCTAACGGCCGTAACTTAACCGTGGCCTCCCCAGAAATTTACTagacaaccccacgacttcctgattgaaACCTAACCCCCATAgtggcgcacttacaacattttactttaactcttccgaaatctagcggtgcttaacaacaacataaagaaaacccgagtttaattcaatcgaacaacGCGTACCATAAAACGATGCGAAAATTCAACacaacaaaacgcaacattaaacaatgatgaaataaacaaaacataacgcaacattaaacaaggataacataagcaaaaacaaaccgcaacattaaacaatgaggaaataaaagagaacaaaacgtgaagttaaataacgataaaatagaaccactttaaatggcacaaatatcagtaaacaacataaatcacgaatacaataatcgctggtaatgttaaacaaaaaaaaagggcgggtcgagtgccgttagaaaatgttagtgaagaaaaaaaacaaaatggacgcacgcggttcggacgaTGGCTCCGAATTTGCGAAATTAccagattgttaaaaaaatgaacctccccgaagaaagataacgcttaaaattaacaaatgggcgcttcttaaagccacagcatgcaacaaaataaaatctacaacatacccttaccacgtggtcctggtcccaaaccaaaacacaaaaaaaaggcaacgaaagtgggataaattacccaggtgaattaaaaaacgttgaattcttcacggggacacaaaatatctactcggaacggtagtgtaatcggttcagatgtaacttacagatttttggaatattggatcgctcttcgcaaggtctgttcgtttcgaaaaaccaaacaaaagtgacctacccccttcaaccacccgcgcgagCGAGCTTCaacccccgctatatttccgctcgtagttcctagtctagccgctagtaccttcacatttggcgcgctgttgtggcggtaccggaaatttaaatttaaattttaaactgggtcactacaaacGTAAAATTTCTCAGTTCCCCAGGGGAAGAATAACTATCAGTAggttatacagtgtggaaaccacttatggaataaattcagtaatttcaaaactaatgacatttgtcaaaaaagctgaaacaggtcgatttttatttctcatggtgcttattttaagttgtttcacttgttcatgacgtcatccatttttgagctatgacgtcatcatcattttttttaaatgacaacactgacttttttcttctttttctgatagaccttactactacctaaacgattaatgaaaaaaattggtaccttagataacaattttttttgagaaaatgagaaattttatttcaaaaatttaatttaatttttaatgtaaaaattttaattgaccttaaacagaaacaaacaaatatctaaggttaacaataaaatgtaacccaaaaaaaaagttgaaattatcccccgccaacttttggcactgtacaccgcgctcaataatgtcagggctgatttgttccatttcagcgcgaattctctgtcataaatcttctaaattgtttggtctattaaagtaaaccctcgattttaaataaccacatagaaaaaataataagtagGTACCAATAATATTACAAGGGAAATAGGAATTACtggtgtcttaaaatttgcaaattgtaattttaatgtaactgcagaaaaaaaaattagttcatgtccgattttttttttgtgatccgcttgaaaacaaaatagtatatatcattcagaCTAGAAGgtctttaattatttctacACACTTCTTGACAGACTAAACTTATTAATAATTTGGGACGATATTTCAACTTGTCTCCGAGTTGGATCAGACTTAACGAGTGTGAGAGCCTGGCAAAAgcttttaattaacttttaactaTTTACCCCACATTGAGAGTTACACCAATAAATTTCTACATTTCCCTTCGCAACTATTCGTTCATGTCCACCAAACTGTTGAAATAATtagtagggcccggattttaggcaattaaaaagtcggaaataggtgcctaaaatagtcccttaaactactgcaaatagtcccttaaaaactgaaaataagccatactaggtccttaaagttgtggttaattaaattaaaaaatgtgtttttaaagttttaagtaggtacacacaacaagatatttactaattattttttattaattaatatacaatactacaagtttgttagttatttacattgttacgtatttacattgcatacaagatattgctctaaattttctactttaaaacattgtcggttatccaccaaaatggactttttgattttgaaaaacttctttctacctcgcaagaggtaatgggcgcaaatttgtaataaatttcttccattttggtgtcatgttccggcacatcttcacctctaaaaattcttgccaattctagaagaaatttgtatccaggatttttttcagtaacatcttcaagtttttttaatgctactgctgctacagggcctggagatttttttagggaggtaaatacgttttcaacaattttgattgaatcggttaaaggtaaccaatttttttccaattgagtaatactttcgcagattattttaaaattactgcgaacataaattaattggttttttattccgggtttcttcattatagattgtgctttttgaatagcaacagcagaacttccatcaaaggacatgacaacctgtgagtagttaaaaacagtttaacaatcaattaatttgcttatcttttatatacttacttctttaatggaatcaaagtgttcgctgtaaaacatagcagcctgaagccatgttccccatcgtgttaaaattggctgtggaggcagtggcatttcttttagtttttctttgtacatttcaactctcaaaggtgccttaacgaaaatttttttcacgttcgaaattaaattatccacatcttcatattgatagcgaattttttcagccactagatttaaagcatgcgctaagcatgtgacatgcacaatttttggataaaacaccttaaggtgtctaccagattttataatatatggtgctccatccgttacaaacaaaagaaacttttcagcaacaactctggtactccacaagatttctacgcatagaaattttaaatcaaaataaatttaaaaaagtgaaaaacccttacctaaagattgatttacgaatctagctattgtctcatgatttgttctttctaattgtttagacgccaaaagataagattttccaggttcatcttctgaaagtttcccaaccagacaattcgccacatatcgcccaagtgcatctgttgtttcgtcaactgaaacccatatgttaaaaggatccagctcattccgaatgcggtcaatagtctaaaagtgaaaataattttaaattaaatattaaaagatagtatgttcatacatctttgtagcattttggtaaataatttttccgtaaagtagactcatccggaatttttctaccacaatattttgtcagaaaattctgaaacgcaggattttgtagtttgtgccatggtatattggcagctaaaaagacgttacaaagttccatattgaatgtactatttgccgattcctccaagttctgtgtcagcaacgtttgccgaagcggtgtcataatgttctctttatggatggccgtttgctcatgctgttgcaagtgacattttttttcgcatataaactacaaaaaataaaattttcaaataagtaaaaaatataaaatgacatattttttattatgcttaacttaccagtttaccacaagctttacaaaacatttctcgggttgattttatttcatataaatctttcttgcttgtccactgtaatattttttcgcgtaaactaattttttgtttcggcattatgttcactttaaacaggttcacaagaaacacgaccactgcacggagataaagtaaacgagaaatgacaaatttgtaatgcttatatttacgtctcccaccaaatttcagaggagatggttaattttatatttcttaaatttttagaaaatgacacccttaaggtttctcttattgtttcacttcgggattttaattttcgtttttatggcaaggaccattttataaacgttaaagcttctaacaatacctaagtatcagaaaacattagaccgcgtatacctgcaccccttcgaacagaggcaaacagataaactctgtaatttatgccagtccagtctaatggtttgtggtacttaggtattgtcggagtatttaccgctgacatcatggtcccaaccgtaaaagcgaaaaagtaattcctgtattgtactgcactttgtacatttcagtaattacatctccttaaattttaaaatcataaagcattgtaaattttattgaggtaccacttttacattttcaataccgtaaact contains these protein-coding regions:
- the LOC138124463 gene encoding uncharacterized protein; the encoded protein is MPKQKISLREKILQWTSKKDLYEIKSTREMFCKACGKLFICEKKCHLQQHEQTAIHKENIMTPLRQTLLTQNLEESANSTFNMELCNVFLAANIPWHKLQNPAFQNFLTKYCGRKIPDESTLRKNYLPKCYKDTIDRIRNELDPFNIWVSVDETTDALGRYVANCLVGKLSEDEPGKSYLLASKQLERTNHETIARFVNQSLEILWSTRVVAEKFLLFVTDGAPYIIKSGRHLKVFYPKIVHVTCLAHALNLVAEKIRYQYEDVDNLISNVKKIFVKAPLRVEMYKEKLKEMPLPPQPILTRWGTWLQAAMFYSEHFDSIKEVVMSFDGSSAVAIQKAQSIMKKPGIKNQLIYVRSNFKIICESITQLEKNWLPLTDSIKIVENVFTSLKKSPGPVAAVALKKLEDVTEKNPGYKFLLELARIFRGEDVPEHDTKMEEIYYKFAPITSCEVERSFSKSKSPFWWITDNVLK